Proteins encoded together in one Telopea speciosissima isolate NSW1024214 ecotype Mountain lineage chromosome 4, Tspe_v1, whole genome shotgun sequence window:
- the LOC122660585 gene encoding mitotic checkpoint protein BUB3.2: MSASLPPVSGKELPNPPSDGISNLRFSNHSDHLLVSSWDKSVRLYDASTNVLRGEFKHGGPVLDCCFHDDSSGFSVSADCTVRRYVFSSGKEDILGRHDAPVRCVEYSYAAGQVITGSWDKTLKCWDPRGASGQERTLVGTYPQPERVYSLSLVGNRLVVATAGRHVNVYDLRNMSQPEQRRESSLKYQTRCVRCYPNGTGFALSSVEGRVAMEFFDLSEAGQLKKYAFKCHRKSEAGRDMVYPVNAIAFHPIYGTFTTGGCDGYVNVWDGNNKKRLYQYSKYPTSIAALSFSRDGRLLAVASSYTFEEGDIPHEPDAIFVRSVNEVEVKPKPKVYTAPV; encoded by the exons ATGAGCGCGTCCCTTCCTCCAGTGTCGGGGAAGGAGCTACCTAACCCTCCTTCTGATGGCATCTCCAACCTTCGTTTCTCAAATCACAGCGATCATCTCCTGGTTTCTTCATGGGACAAG AGCGTTCGGTTGTACGATGCGAGCACAAATGTCTTGAGGGGAGAGTTCAAGCATGGGGGTCCTGTATTGGATTGTTGCTTTCATGACGATTCCTCCGGTTTTAGCGTCAGTGCAGATTGCACTGTCAGGCG GTATGTTTTCAGCTCTGGCAAAGAGGATATTTTGGGAAGGCATGATGCACCTGTGCGTTGTGTGGAGTACTCTTATGCAGCAG GACAAGTCATCACTGGTAGTTGGGATAAAACACTGAAATGTTGGGATCCAAGAGGTGCCAGTGGGCAAGAACGTACTCTTGTTGGGACATACCCCCAGCCTGAGCGTGTATATTCCCTTTCCCTTGTTGGCAATCGTTTGGTGGTAGCAACTGCAGGAAGACATGTAAATGTCTATGATCTGCGGAATATGTCTCAACCAGAGCAAAGGAGGGAGTCTTCGTTGAAGTATCAAACTAGATGCGTACGTTGTTATCCCAATGGAACAG GATTTGCTCTTAGTTCTGTGGAAGGTCGGGTTGCAATGGAGTTCTTCGATCTTTCTGAGGCTGGTCAATTGAAGAA ATATGCTTTCAAGTGCCATCGAAAATCAGAGGCTGGAAGAGACATGGTGTATCCTGTCAATGCCATTGCATTCCATCCTAT CTATGGTACTTTTACCACTGGTGGTTGTGATGGGTATGTAAATGTGTGGGATGGCAACAACAAGAAGAGACTATATCAG TACTCAAAATATCCTACAAGCATTGCAGCTTTATCCTTCAGCAGAGATGGTCGATTATTAGCTGTGGCCTCTAGTTATACATttgaagagggagatattcC TCATGAACCAGATGCCATCTTCGTGCGTAGTGTAAATGAAGTTGAGGTTAAACCAAAGCCAAAAGTGTATACTGCTCCTGTGTAG
- the LOC122659960 gene encoding ATP-dependent Clp protease proteolytic subunit-related protein 1, chloroplastic-like: MATSLTALVAAPASVSSAGNDPPSGSVVGFPKTSFLPGTKLFSFPNSRRHVVQRFTTPSACSFDHIPKRFREENLKDGLMDNYKNALKYLYGLAPSQMDMFMTEDNPIRGQSEKITEESISSARNYLDHGGMWSSSGMKDGGPSRYSMSGSMYRGGARGYGRPRTAPPDLPSLLLDARICYLGMPIVPAVTELLVAQLMWLDYDSPSKPIYLYINSPGTQNEKMETVGSETEAYAIADTMAYCKSKVYTVNCGMAYGQAAMLLSLGAKGYRALQPNASTKLYLPKVNRSSGAVIDMWIKAKELDANTDYYIELLAKGIGKPKEEIAKDIRRPKYFQTQEAIAYGIADKIIDSRDIAYEKRNYDEMLAQSKAMRRAAGVGPQAAPSGFR; this comes from the exons ATGGCGACGTCTCTAACCGCTTTAGTAGCAGCTCCTGCCTCAGTTTCTTCCGCCGGGAACGATCCTCCTTCTGGTTCGGTAGTTGGCTTCCCCAAAACTTCATTCCTTCCTGGCACCAAgctcttttcttttcccaatTCGAGACGACATGTTGTCCAGAGATTTACGACTCCCTCTGCCTGCTCGTTTGATCACATACCTAAGAGGTTCAGAGAGGAGAATCTCAAAGACGGAT TGATGGACAATTATAAAAATGCTCTGAAATACCTTTATGGCCTTGCTCCTTCACAAATGGACATGTTTATGACAGAAGATAACCCCATTCGGGGACAGTCAGAAAAAATCACTGAG GAAAGCATTTCATCTGCAAGAAATTATCTTGATCATGGAGGGATGTGGAGTTCATCAGGAATGAAGGATGGGGGTCCTTCAAGGTATAGCATGAGTGGAAGCATGTATCGTGGAGGAGCCAGAGGATATGGAAGGCCTAGAACAGCTCCTCCAGATTTGCCTTCTTTACTTTTAGATGCTCGGATTTGCTATCTTGGCATGCCT ATAGTCCCAGCGGTAACTGAGCTTCTTGTTGCTCAGCTTATGTGGTTGGATTATGACAGTCCATCAAAgcctatatatttatatataaattcaCCTGGGACTCAG AATGAGAAGATGGAGACTGTCGGATCGGAAACAGAGGCATATGCAATTGCTGACACCATGGCT TACTGCAAATCCAAAGTCTACACTGTAAATTGTGGCATGGCATATGGTCAAGCAGCAATGCTACTATCACTTGGAGCCAAGGGTTATCGGGCGCTACAGCCAAATGCGTCTA CAAAACTCTATTTGCCAAAAGTCAATAGATCAAGTGGCGCGGTGATTGATATGTGGATCAAG GCAAAAGAACTAGATGCAAACACCGACTACTACATTGAGCTTCTAGCAAAAGGGATTGGTAAGCCAAAGGAAGAAATCGCAAAAGACATCCGACGACCCAAATATTTCCAAACACAAGAAGCAATTGCTTATGGCATTGCAGACAAGATAATTGACTCAAGGGATATTGCATACGAGAAACGG AACTATGATGAGATGCTGGCACAATCAAAAGCCATGAGGAGGGCAGCAGGTGTCGGGCCACAAGCAGCTCCCTCTGGGTTTAGGTAG